The following is a genomic window from bacterium.
ATCCGTTCCGACAACGGCGCGGCGCGTGCGCTCGCGCGGAGCGACGGCGCGTTGGTGTCCGGCGATGCGCAGGAACGCACCGCGCGACGGCTTGGCCTCCGGTCGGTGCGCGTCACCGATCCCGCAGGCCTTCGCTCCGACAACCGCGGTACCGCAGTGGATGCCGCGCGCCTACTCGCTGCTGCGCTCGCGGAGGACCCCCTCCGATCGCTGCTCGCGACCGCACGGACCACCGTTGACGCGCATCGCGATGGTCGTCGCGCGTTGCCAATCGTCACGACGAACGCGCTCCTCACGGACGGCCGCGAGCACTCCTATACGCTCATCGGCGGAAAGACCGGCTACCTCGACGAGGCGGGGTACAATTTTGTCATCGAGGTGGAGCGCGATGGCGCGACGATCGTCGTCGCGGTGCTCGGTGCCGCGACGCACCTCGATCGGTTTCGCGACGTCGGCGTGCTCGCGGACTGGATTTTTCAACATTTCGACTGGTCGGAAGCACAGCCCGGGTAGCGCGAGCGTATGGACATCCTTAACCTCATCACCGGTGCCGGCCTCATCGGCATTACCCTCGTGATCTTCGCGGAGTCCGGACTCCTCATTGGGTTCTTCTTCCCGGGGGACTCGCTCCTGTTCACCGCGGGCGTCCTGGCATCAACCGGCGTGTTCAGCATATGGTGGTTGCTCGCGCTCGCGACGGTCGCGGCGATCGTCGGTGACAGCGTAGGGTACGCGTTCGGCCGCCACGTTGGCGCGCGACTCTTCACGCGTCGGCACTCAATTTTTTTTCACCCGGAACACATCGAGCGTTCCAAGCGTTTCTTTGAGAAGCACGGGTCGAAGGCCATCGTCCTCGCGCGCTTCATGCCCGTCGTACGCACGTTCACGCCGATGCTCGCTGGTGTGGGTCGCATGCGCTACCCGACGTTCCTCCTCTACAATGTCATCGGTGGCATCATCTGGGCGACCGGTGTGCCGTTTGCCGGATACGCCCTCGGGCAGCGTATTCCCAACATTGATCACTATCTCGCCCCCATCGTCATCGCGATCGTCCTCGCGTCCATTGCACCCGCTGCGTGGCACCTCCTCCGTGATCCCGCCGAGCGCGCGAAGGCGGCGGCGGGTCTCCGTGCCATTCGCGCGCGTATGCGGCGACGGGCTTGACGATGGGAGACAGTGGTGGTACGCTCTACGGGCGTGCTGCGTGCATGCGAACAACGGAGGAGGACGGCATGGCATTTGATTGGAATCGGAAGGAGTTCGATCTCTTTGATGACTTCGGTCTTGGTGAGGAGGGCATTCGTGCGCTCGATCCCGGAGACATCCTCGCAGCCCCCACGGCGATTCGTATCACGAGTGGCGGGAAGACCGTCGCCTGGGGTGAGCTCATCGAGGTGAACGATGAGACCTATCTGCGCGTGACGCAGATCATCGGCCAGGAGTGACGTTCCCAGCAGGGAGGGCGCAACGCGCCCTCCCATTCCCTTCTCCAGTGGTGCGATAGTTGACAAGATTGGTGCAATCATCCACACTACAAGCATGGAGGATCGCTGTAGAGCGGGGTGGAGCAGTTTGGCAGCTCGCCAGGCCCATAACCTGGAGGTCGTCGGTTCAAATCCGACCCCCGCCATGAAAAGTGCCCCACTTCGCGTGGGGTGTTTTTCGTTGTTGACGCACCATGTATCCTATGGCATCGTAAATGACTACGGCGGGGTAGCTCAGTGGTAGAGCAGCGGACTCATAAGCCGTTGGTCGCGGGTTCAACCCCCGCCCCCGCTAGTTTGTAGCATCCGACAGGTTATATCGATGGTGCCTCTATAAAAGTGTGTCATTGCGAGCCGAGTCCTCGAGGCGCGGCAATCCCGGCCACTTGGTTCTGCGGGATTGCCACGTCGAGGACTCCTCGCAATGACAGCAAAAAAATCCGCAGAGGTCCCCGATTTTTCTATGCTCCTCACCATGCACGCGGCAACTGGTGCGCTCGCCGGTGAACTCTCCCCCAATGCGCTCACTGCGTTCGCGCTTGGATTCCTGTCGCACTTCCTCCTGGACATGTTCCCGCATGGCGATCGTGGGATTGCGCATGCGACGAAGGCAACGGGGAAAGCGCGACGATTCTACCTCCTCCTCGCGGTGGACATCGGCGCGAGCATCGCCATCTTCTTCCCTGCGTTCGCGCTGGGGAAGTTTGAGCACCCGCTCTACGCGTACATCGGCATGCTCGCGGGGCTCCTCCCCGACCTCATCGTGGCCATCCCTGAGTACGCGCTCTACGTGAAGAAGGAGTACCGCGTGCGCCTCCACTGGTTCTACAAGTTCCACGTCTACGTCCACGATCAGCTCATCAAGCATTTCAACGGCATGCCACTCAAGGTGGGCATCGCATTCCAAGTGGTGCTCCTCGTCCTCATCTGGAAGTACTGGCCATCGTCGTAGCGTGGGTATTTTCGGTAACGCAAAACACTCCCATCAGCGGGAGTGTTTTGCATGCCGCGGGAGGGGATCGAACCCTCATGACCTTGCGGCCACAGGAGTTTGAGTCCTGCGCGTCTGCCGGTTCCGCCACCGCGGCGTAGCGTTATTGTACCAGAGTGCCACGATCCATGGTACGATGGATATCTCGCATACGCTTGCAGCTCACTATGGCACAGGTCGTCGCGATCGTCAATCAGAAGGGTGGGGTGGGGAAGACGACAACCGCGCTCTCCCTCGCGAGCTTCCTCGCGGAGCACGGGAAGTTCGTTCTCCTCATTGATATGGACCCGCAGGCCAATGCCGCCTCGGGCTTGGGCATTGACTACCGGAGCGTGTCGCGCGGCGTCTACGAAGTCCTCTCGGGGGACTGTCGGCCGCGGGAGGCCGTTGTTGTGACAGCGCAGGAGGGGCTCCACTGCATGCCGTCATCGCCCGCGCTCGCGGGGGCGAACATCGAGCTCGTCTCCGTCGAGCGGCGCGAGTTTCAGCTCGCCGACGCGCTCGTGGAGCTCCGCAATAGCTACGACATCATCCTCATTGACTGCCCGCCGTCGCTTGGCCTCCTCACGCTCAACGCCCTCTGCGCGGCAGATCAAGTTCTCATTCCGGTGCAGGCCGAGTACTACGCGCTCGAGGGGTTGGGGCAACTCATGGAGACGATCGAGCTTGTGCGCAAGCAGCTCCGGCCGGAACTCCGCGTGCTCGGTGCCGTCATTACGATGTACGAGGGACGCCTCCGCCTCTCGAACGACGTCCTCGAGGAGCTCTACCGACACTTCCCGAACCGCGTCTTCCGGTCGGTCATCCCGCGGAACGTCCGCCTCGCCGAGGCACCGTCCCACGGGCTGCCGATCACGCGGTACGATCCTCGTTCGCGCGGGGCGCGGGCGTACGAGAAGCTGACGGAGGAACTGTTGCAGTGCCTGTGAGGAGATCGCTGCGCAGATCGCATAGATGATGCGCTGATGATAGCACTTGAGAATTGAGATTGCGAGCGTCGCTCGCCTGTTGTACGAGGTATGACCATCCGTCAACGTGGGCTCGGCAGAGGACTCTCTGCGCTCATCCCCAGCGTTCCGCCAGCGGCCTTAGAACCGCAGCAGCGCAGCACCTCGGGCATGCTCGTGGT
Proteins encoded in this region:
- a CDS encoding AAA family ATPase; this encodes MAQVVAIVNQKGGVGKTTTALSLASFLAEHGKFVLLIDMDPQANAASGLGIDYRSVSRGVYEVLSGDCRPREAVVVTAQEGLHCMPSSPALAGANIELVSVERREFQLADALVELRNSYDIILIDCPPSLGLLTLNALCAADQVLIPVQAEYYALEGLGQLMETIELVRKQLRPELRVLGAVITMYEGRLRLSNDVLEELYRHFPNRVFRSVIPRNVRLAEAPSHGLPITRYDPRSRGARAYEKLTEELLQCL
- a CDS encoding VTT domain-containing protein, with translation MDILNLITGAGLIGITLVIFAESGLLIGFFFPGDSLLFTAGVLASTGVFSIWWLLALATVAAIVGDSVGYAFGRHVGARLFTRRHSIFFHPEHIERSKRFFEKHGSKAIVLARFMPVVRTFTPMLAGVGRMRYPTFLLYNVIGGIIWATGVPFAGYALGQRIPNIDHYLAPIVIAIVLASIAPAAWHLLRDPAERAKAAAGLRAIRARMRRRA
- a CDS encoding FliM/FliN family flagellar motor switch protein, translated to MAFDWNRKEFDLFDDFGLGEEGIRALDPGDILAAPTAIRITSGGKTVAWGELIEVNDETYLRVTQIIGQE
- a CDS encoding serine hydrolase — encoded protein: MGLFFAILFVAFSSWSAHPALAEPLSVGPAPAIVATSPRIPTRIAAANGEPEELGPVLTAQSAAVLDADSGVLLWGKQPYAVRPLASITKLLTAIAYVEVRDDRDGVSQVQIVADDIPEEGNTIVESDDIFAVHDLLAAMLIRSDNGAARALARSDGALVSGDAQERTARRLGLRSVRVTDPAGLRSDNRGTAVDAARLLAAALAEDPLRSLLATARTTVDAHRDGRRALPIVTTNALLTDGREHSYTLIGGKTGYLDEAGYNFVIEVERDGATIVVAVLGAATHLDRFRDVGVLADWIFQHFDWSEAQPG